In the genome of Myxococcus stipitatus, one region contains:
- a CDS encoding Fur family transcriptional regulator, translating into MGAKRIAVQPKLADFQERIRASGLRSTAPRVAVLRELESATAPMSHADLVDALGDEGYDRVTIYRNLTDLTEAGLVVRADLGDHVWRFELRRSGDEHSGNHPHFTCTDCGTVACLPEESIRIAGSKGVPRAVAQKSVDVQLRGLCDRCA; encoded by the coding sequence ATGGGAGCCAAACGAATTGCCGTGCAGCCGAAGCTCGCTGATTTCCAGGAGAGGATCCGCGCGTCGGGTCTTCGCAGCACCGCGCCCCGCGTGGCGGTGCTCCGCGAGCTGGAGTCCGCCACCGCGCCGATGAGCCACGCCGACCTGGTGGATGCGCTGGGTGACGAGGGCTACGACCGGGTGACCATCTACCGCAACCTGACGGACCTCACCGAGGCCGGCCTGGTGGTGCGCGCGGACCTGGGCGACCACGTGTGGCGCTTCGAGCTGCGCCGCTCGGGTGACGAGCACAGCGGCAACCACCCGCACTTCACCTGCACGGACTGCGGCACGGTGGCCTGTCTGCCGGAGGAGTCCATCCGCATCGCGGGCTCCAAGGGCGTGCCCCGCGCCGTGGCGCAGAAGAGCGTGGACGTGCAGCTGCGCGGTCTCTGCGACCGCTGCGCGTAA
- a CDS encoding serine protease: MRTLLRSGAGRKLLGSLLCTVSVAACGPAPEGGAPEKGQTEGTTEQPVVYGTDDRQDVYAHPNATLRARAMESTVALMRASAIATDAQGRVTFNASTLQSAYGLCSTERFLTDQTPAFCSGTLIDDNLVLTAGHCISTCGDTRFVFNFYRSAAGQMQAVTSADVFSCSSVVVRKQTSGTPNLDYAIVRLDRAATPRFKPAPIRAGNAAMPVGSKVTVIGSGSGIPFKIDAGGSVRDARPSSLDFFVASTDTFGGNSGSGVYENTDYTVAGILVRGETDYVSNGSCSIVNVCAETGCRGEDITYVRPAVSDYCAVAGSQRLCGTTNPPPSIKFNFTATNTSNATVNTTNQAVTLAAGQTIRFGTCSVDGATGTGDTYLRLTNSAGTSVASNDDSCGVLSFASFTATTAGTYTIRAGCYSNGSCSGTVAYTIQ, translated from the coding sequence ATGCGCACCCTTCTTCGGAGTGGAGCAGGTCGGAAGCTGTTGGGCTCGCTGTTGTGTACCGTGTCCGTCGCGGCCTGTGGGCCGGCGCCGGAGGGCGGTGCCCCCGAGAAGGGCCAGACGGAGGGGACCACCGAGCAGCCCGTGGTCTACGGCACCGACGACCGCCAGGACGTCTACGCGCACCCGAACGCGACGCTGCGGGCCCGGGCGATGGAGTCCACGGTGGCGCTGATGCGCGCGTCCGCCATCGCCACGGACGCGCAGGGCCGGGTGACGTTCAACGCGTCCACGCTGCAGAGCGCGTATGGCCTGTGCTCGACGGAGCGCTTCCTGACGGACCAGACGCCCGCGTTCTGCTCCGGCACGCTCATCGACGACAACCTGGTGCTGACGGCCGGCCACTGCATCAGCACGTGCGGCGACACGCGCTTCGTCTTCAACTTCTACCGCTCCGCCGCGGGCCAGATGCAGGCGGTGACGTCCGCGGACGTCTTCTCGTGCTCCAGCGTCGTGGTGCGCAAGCAGACCTCCGGCACGCCCAACCTGGACTACGCCATCGTCCGGCTGGACCGCGCCGCCACGCCGCGCTTCAAGCCCGCGCCCATCCGCGCCGGCAACGCCGCGATGCCGGTGGGCAGCAAGGTCACGGTCATCGGCTCGGGCAGCGGCATCCCGTTCAAGATTGACGCGGGCGGCTCCGTGCGCGACGCGCGGCCCAGCTCGCTGGACTTCTTCGTGGCCTCCACGGACACGTTCGGCGGCAACTCCGGCTCCGGCGTGTATGAGAACACCGACTACACCGTGGCCGGCATCCTGGTGCGCGGCGAGACGGACTACGTCTCCAACGGGAGCTGCTCCATCGTGAACGTGTGCGCGGAGACGGGCTGCCGCGGCGAGGACATCACCTACGTGCGCCCCGCGGTGAGCGACTACTGCGCGGTGGCCGGCAGCCAGCGGCTGTGCGGCACCACCAACCCGCCGCCCTCCATCAAGTTCAACTTCACGGCGACCAACACGTCCAACGCCACCGTCAACACCACCAACCAGGCGGTGACGCTGGCGGCGGGCCAGACGATTCGCTTCGGCACCTGCTCGGTGGACGGCGCCACGGGCACGGGTGACACCTACCTGCGGCTCACCAACTCCGCGGGCACCTCCGTCGCGAGCAACGACGACTCGTGCGGTGTGCTGTCCTTCGCGTCGTTCACCGCGACGACGGCGGGCACGTACACCATCCGCGCGGGCTGCTACTCCAACGGGAGCTGCAGCGGCACGGTGGCGTACACCATCCAGTAA
- a CDS encoding PAS domain-containing sensor histidine kinase, which yields MSTLPLGMAVVDRNLRFVEVSEALAALNGQPREAHLGRPMDEVMSPHSSLGDTARRVRRVLETGEPLDGVEIIHREPGGGVERTRVFRASYHPVRRGGEVVAACLYVEDLTERRRVEAQRDAGAARERAVREQALRETQEAVRARDEFLSVAAHELRTPLTSMRLHLQLLLRQVAGGHPMLSQELAPRSQVLERQLSRLGSLVNTLLDVSRLAAGKLSLEPRELDLVQVVRQMVDAFSEEFARAGCELSVHVSGSLPGQWDPLRVEQVLVNLLSNAAKYGAGRPVEVSLVGEGTMAVLAVKDHGIGISEDGMARLFGKFERAVSERHYGGLGLGLYITRQIVEAMGGSITVRSAQGQGSTFILRLPTQPRVPGAGHPGAVGTRAK from the coding sequence ATGTCCACGCTTCCGCTGGGCATGGCGGTGGTGGACCGGAACCTGCGCTTCGTGGAGGTGAGCGAGGCGCTGGCCGCCCTCAACGGCCAGCCACGCGAGGCCCACCTCGGACGTCCCATGGACGAGGTGATGAGCCCCCACTCCTCGCTGGGCGACACCGCCCGCCGCGTGCGCCGCGTGCTGGAGACGGGCGAGCCGCTGGACGGCGTGGAAATCATCCACCGCGAGCCCGGCGGCGGCGTGGAGCGCACGCGGGTCTTCCGCGCCAGCTACCACCCCGTGCGCCGGGGCGGCGAGGTCGTCGCCGCGTGCCTCTACGTGGAGGACCTCACGGAGCGCCGCCGCGTGGAGGCCCAGCGCGACGCGGGCGCCGCCCGGGAGCGCGCCGTGCGCGAGCAGGCGCTGCGCGAGACGCAGGAGGCGGTGCGCGCGCGGGACGAGTTCCTGAGCGTGGCGGCCCACGAGCTGCGCACGCCGCTCACCAGCATGCGGCTGCACCTGCAACTCTTGCTGCGGCAGGTGGCCGGCGGGCACCCCATGCTGAGCCAGGAGCTGGCGCCGCGCAGCCAGGTGCTGGAGCGGCAGCTGTCCCGGCTGGGCAGCCTGGTGAACACGCTGCTGGACGTGTCGCGGCTGGCGGCGGGCAAGCTGAGCCTGGAGCCGCGCGAGCTGGACCTGGTGCAGGTGGTCCGGCAGATGGTGGACGCGTTCTCGGAGGAGTTCGCCCGCGCGGGCTGCGAGCTGTCCGTGCACGTCTCCGGCTCGCTGCCCGGCCAGTGGGACCCGCTGCGCGTGGAGCAGGTGCTGGTGAACCTGCTGTCCAACGCGGCCAAGTACGGCGCGGGACGCCCGGTGGAGGTGTCGCTGGTGGGCGAGGGCACCATGGCGGTGCTGGCCGTGAAGGACCACGGCATCGGCATCTCCGAGGACGGCATGGCCCGGCTCTTCGGCAAGTTCGAGCGCGCCGTGTCGGAGCGCCACTACGGCGGCCTGGGCCTGGGCCTCTACATCACCCGTCAAATCGTGGAGGCCATGGGCGGCAGCATCACCGTGCGCTCCGCCCAGGGCCAGGGCTCCACCTTCATCCTGCGCCTGCCCACGCAGCCCCGGGTCCCCGGCGCGGGTCACCCGGGCGCCGTGGGCACCCGGGCGAAGTAG
- a CDS encoding metallophosphoesterase, giving the protein MRLRRWVRRRPPVSSLDVSRMEPLSGGRNEVVAWSGEDPLRPERRLRWRDHFTLTENLLHLPHLPDGHDGLRIAQLSDVHVGQATSDVRIRRAVEAVNAESPDLVFLTGDYVTHSPKPLPRVREVLSGLKGRVFVVLGNHDHQVNAPYLRESFERLGYTVLQNEHRVVEVRGAPVTVLGVDDGRTRRDDVAATFRGAPESGTRLVLAHTPPTVEKLPEQGNLVQFSGHTHGGQFIVQGLTEALFRRAGQPYIRGHYLVKGNQLYVNRGLGFGFGGPYLRRGSEPEVAFFTLRSRMAFAAAG; this is encoded by the coding sequence ATGCGTTTGAGACGTTGGGTCCGCCGCCGCCCCCCCGTGTCCTCCCTGGATGTCTCGCGAATGGAGCCCCTGTCCGGGGGGCGCAACGAGGTGGTGGCCTGGAGCGGCGAGGACCCCTTGCGCCCGGAGCGGCGCCTGCGGTGGAGGGACCACTTCACCCTCACGGAGAACCTGCTGCACCTGCCCCACCTGCCCGACGGTCATGACGGCCTGCGCATCGCGCAGCTGTCCGACGTCCACGTGGGCCAGGCCACCAGCGACGTGCGCATCCGCCGCGCGGTGGAGGCCGTCAACGCGGAGTCCCCGGACCTGGTCTTCCTCACCGGCGACTACGTCACCCACAGCCCCAAGCCCCTGCCGCGCGTGCGCGAGGTCCTCTCCGGCCTGAAGGGCCGCGTCTTCGTGGTGCTGGGCAACCACGACCACCAGGTCAACGCGCCCTACCTGCGCGAGAGCTTCGAGCGGCTGGGCTACACCGTGCTCCAGAACGAGCACCGCGTGGTGGAGGTGCGCGGCGCGCCGGTGACGGTGCTGGGTGTCGACGACGGGCGCACGCGACGCGACGACGTGGCGGCGACGTTCCGAGGCGCGCCGGAGTCCGGCACGCGGCTGGTGCTGGCCCACACCCCGCCCACGGTGGAGAAGCTGCCCGAGCAAGGCAACCTGGTGCAGTTCTCCGGGCACACGCACGGCGGACAGTTCATCGTCCAGGGCCTCACCGAGGCCCTCTTCCGCCGCGCCGGACAGCCCTACATCCGGGGGCACTACCTGGTGAAGGGCAACCAGCTCTACGTGAACCGGGGCCTGGGCTTCGGCTTCGGTGGCCCCTATCTGCGCCGGGGCAGCGAGCCGGAGGTCGCCTTCTTCACGCTGCGCTCCCGCATGGCCTTCGCCGCGGCGGGGTGA
- a CDS encoding DoxX family protein — MGVLVPIARLLFSAIFITSGLNHFIQLDALTAVAQASGVPEPRWAVLLSGAALVLGGLSVLLGVFARLGAALIALFLLSAAFMVHRFWLVADPLEAQNQLIHFMKNLSMAGGALFIVYFGSGPYSLRRSGRQEGFGGKLGSPPLRR, encoded by the coding sequence ATGGGAGTGCTCGTGCCGATTGCTCGACTGCTCTTCTCCGCCATCTTCATCACCAGCGGCCTGAACCACTTCATCCAGCTGGACGCGCTGACGGCCGTGGCCCAGGCCTCCGGTGTCCCGGAGCCTCGCTGGGCGGTGCTGCTGTCGGGCGCGGCGCTGGTGCTGGGCGGGCTGTCGGTGCTGCTCGGCGTGTTTGCCCGGCTGGGAGCCGCGCTCATCGCCCTGTTCCTGCTGAGCGCGGCGTTCATGGTCCACCGCTTCTGGCTCGTCGCGGACCCGCTGGAGGCGCAGAACCAGCTCATCCACTTCATGAAGAACCTCTCCATGGCGGGCGGCGCGCTCTTCATCGTCTACTTCGGCTCCGGGCCCTACAGCCTGCGCCGGAGCGGACGCCAGGAGGGGTTCGGCGGCAAGCTGGGCTCACCACCGCTGCGGCGCTGA
- a CDS encoding transporter: MVHGVVKAPFALAAVLGAALMLAPVSPAWACATCACGDPTLMSMGTEQPFSGRLRLSSTLRLWGHTVGQERVDALRLREARMDLAVAYAPVPWLFLSATLPLQAREVRAVSLSRERGWGVGDVELTAKAFVFQDQEFSANHLVSVLVGAKLPTAPILRADDGTVLDLDTQLGSGSVDPLAGVAYQHFRGSWSFLVSATGFLPTRGIQGYRAGPSVRTTLAAQYQPAAKWAVRLGVDGRIEAAADIHGEKEENGGGVIGYASPDVLFSPSTDFVVAAGVRVPFFNQLRGRVAPTPIAMMSVAYDL, encoded by the coding sequence ATGGTCCACGGCGTCGTGAAAGCCCCTTTCGCTCTCGCCGCTGTGTTGGGTGCCGCACTGATGCTGGCGCCCGTGTCGCCCGCATGGGCCTGTGCCACGTGTGCGTGTGGTGACCCCACCTTGATGTCCATGGGCACCGAGCAGCCGTTCTCCGGCCGGCTGCGCCTGTCCTCCACGCTGCGCCTGTGGGGCCACACCGTGGGACAGGAGCGGGTGGACGCGCTGCGGCTGCGCGAGGCGCGCATGGACCTGGCCGTGGCGTATGCGCCCGTGCCGTGGCTGTTCCTGTCCGCGACGCTGCCGCTCCAGGCGCGCGAGGTGCGCGCGGTGAGCCTGTCGCGCGAGCGCGGCTGGGGCGTGGGCGACGTGGAGCTGACGGCCAAGGCGTTCGTGTTCCAGGACCAGGAGTTCTCCGCGAACCACCTCGTCAGCGTGCTCGTGGGGGCGAAGCTGCCCACCGCTCCCATCCTACGCGCGGACGACGGCACGGTGCTGGACCTGGACACGCAGCTGGGCAGCGGCTCCGTGGACCCGCTGGCGGGTGTGGCCTATCAGCACTTCCGGGGCAGCTGGTCCTTCCTCGTGAGCGCCACGGGCTTCCTGCCCACGCGAGGCATCCAGGGCTACCGCGCCGGGCCCTCCGTGCGCACCACGCTGGCCGCGCAGTACCAGCCCGCGGCGAAGTGGGCGGTGCGGCTGGGCGTCGACGGACGCATCGAGGCCGCCGCCGACATCCACGGCGAGAAGGAGGAGAACGGCGGCGGAGTCATCGGCTATGCCTCGCCCGACGTGCTCTTCAGCCCCAGCACCGACTTCGTGGTGGCCGCCGGCGTGAGAGTCCCCTTCTTCAACCAGCTGCGCGGACGCGTGGCCCCCACTCCCATCGCGATGATGTCCGTCGCGTACGACCTCTAG
- a CDS encoding ATP-binding protein — MMPSVPPEPASRARINLEWLLRLRWGLLLGQAVVIAVAAYGLELALPVPVLAALLGLEGATNLAVRAWLGRARVSEGTIGKLMLWDTLVLTGLLALSGGTHNPFTTLYLVNVALGTVLLPARWMWSLLGFTLAAFGSLFVLQDVDIAPGLSRPDHAALMRLHLSGMWVAFAVAAGFIVYFVQRVTRALEEREQELAQARVQHARREKVASLATLAAGAAHELSTPLSTIAVVSKEVERALTTAGTSEAVREDLRLIRQQVDRCRDVLVQMSADAGQTTGEAFHPMPLGRLVGDALAELSGVERVRVELPSELSQSQVQGPPRALARVVRGLVKNALQASAPVRPVELRVVAGKGSVRLEVRDGGAGMPAEILARAGEPFFTTKAPGEGMGLGLFLARTLAEQLGGALELRSTPGQGTVASLALPLGTPEARP; from the coding sequence ATGATGCCTTCCGTCCCCCCCGAGCCCGCCTCGCGCGCGCGCATCAACCTGGAGTGGCTGCTGCGGCTGCGCTGGGGCCTGCTCTTGGGCCAGGCGGTGGTCATCGCGGTGGCGGCGTATGGGCTGGAGCTGGCGTTGCCGGTGCCGGTGCTCGCGGCGCTCCTGGGCTTGGAGGGCGCGACGAACCTCGCGGTGCGCGCGTGGCTGGGCCGCGCGCGCGTCAGCGAGGGGACCATCGGCAAGCTGATGCTGTGGGACACGCTGGTGCTCACGGGGCTCCTGGCGCTCAGCGGTGGGACGCACAATCCCTTCACGACGCTCTATCTGGTGAATGTGGCGCTGGGCACGGTGCTGCTGCCGGCGCGGTGGATGTGGAGCCTGCTGGGCTTCACGCTGGCGGCGTTTGGCTCGCTCTTCGTCTTGCAGGACGTGGACATCGCCCCGGGGCTGTCGCGGCCGGACCACGCGGCGCTGATGCGGCTGCACCTGAGTGGCATGTGGGTGGCGTTCGCGGTGGCGGCGGGCTTCATCGTGTACTTCGTGCAGCGGGTGACGCGGGCGCTGGAGGAGCGCGAGCAGGAGCTGGCGCAGGCGCGGGTGCAGCATGCGCGGCGGGAGAAGGTGGCCTCGCTGGCGACGCTGGCCGCGGGCGCGGCGCACGAGCTGTCCACGCCGCTGTCGACCATCGCGGTGGTGTCCAAGGAAGTGGAGCGCGCGCTGACGACGGCGGGGACCTCCGAGGCGGTGCGCGAGGACCTGCGGCTCATCCGCCAGCAGGTGGACCGCTGCCGCGACGTGCTGGTGCAGATGTCCGCGGACGCGGGACAGACGACGGGCGAGGCGTTCCACCCGATGCCGCTGGGCCGGCTGGTGGGGGATGCGCTGGCGGAGCTGTCGGGCGTGGAGCGGGTGCGGGTGGAGCTGCCTTCGGAGCTGAGCCAGTCTCAGGTGCAAGGACCCCCGCGTGCGCTGGCGCGGGTGGTGCGCGGGCTGGTGAAGAACGCGCTCCAGGCCTCGGCGCCCGTCAGGCCCGTGGAGCTGCGCGTGGTCGCGGGGAAAGGCAGCGTGCGGCTGGAAGTGCGCGATGGAGGGGCGGGGATGCCGGCGGAGATATTGGCGCGAGCGGGTGAGCCGTTCTTCACGACGAAGGCGCCGGGCGAGGGCATGGGGCTGGGCCTGTTCCTGGCGCGGACGCTGGCGGAGCAGCTGGGAGGCGCGCTGGAGCTGCGCTCCACGCCGGGACAGGGGACGGTGGCGAGCCTCGCGCTGCCCCTGGGCACGCCCGAGGCGAGGCCGTGA